In a single window of the Thermofilum uzonense genome:
- a CDS encoding MogA/MoaB family molybdenum cofactor biosynthesis protein, with protein sequence MKTSEIHKKEAPKSVRFAFVTISTSRYHALRIGEEFEDISFNIAKEVITSTGHQLTRYVLIPDSPRLLLATALNLIEDKDVDAIIFSGGTGPTPDDITVQTLRPLFDKELEGFGDVFRGISFQEAGSSSFLSNATAGLVAGKVFFLLPGSPTAVETALRKLICPEAGHIIALARRKL encoded by the coding sequence ATGAAAACTAGTGAGATTCATAAGAAAGAAGCACCTAAAAGCGTGAGATTTGCTTTCGTGACTATAAGTACATCAAGGTATCATGCGTTGAGAATAGGAGAAGAGTTTGAAGACATTTCATTTAATATCGCAAAGGAAGTCATAACGTCTACTGGACACCAGCTCACTAGATACGTCCTTATCCCCGACAGCCCACGGTTACTCCTGGCGACCGCCCTGAATCTCATCGAAGACAAAGACGTGGACGCTATTATATTCAGTGGGGGCACTGGTCCAACACCTGACGATATAACCGTCCAAACTTTAAGACCACTGTTTGATAAAGAGCTCGAAGGCTTTGGAGATGTATTCAGAGGAATAAGCTTTCAAGAGGCGGGGTCTTCTAGTTTTCTCTCAAACGCTACCGCGGGTCTGGTTGCAGGGAAAGTCTTTTTCCTCCTGCCTGGCTCTCCGACAGCTGTGGAGACAGCGCTCAGAAAACTTATCTGTCCTGAGGCGGGCCATATAATAGCACTGGCTAGGCGAAAACTATGA